One Vibrio taketomensis DNA window includes the following coding sequences:
- the pykF gene encoding pyruvate kinase PykF, protein MKKTKIVCTIGPKTESVEKLTELVNAGMNVMRLNFSHGDYAEHGTRIDNFRKVMEATGKQLAILLDTKGPEIRTIKLEGGNDVNLVAGQEFTFTTDATVVGNAQTVAVTYPGFAKDLSAGNTILVDDGLIEMEVISTTETEVKCKVLNNGALGENKGVNLPGVSVQLPALSEKDKNDLKFGCEQGVDFVAASFIRKAADVKEIREVLNANGGENIHIISKIENQEGVDNFDEILELSDGIMVARGDLGVEIPAEEVIFAQKMMIEKCNRARKVVITATQMLDSMINNPRPTRAEAGDVANAIMDGTDAVMLSGETAKGKYPVEAVSIMAQIANRTDSALKAELGSRLDSPRLRITEAVCKGAVDTAEKLAAPLIIVATEGGKSARSVRKYFPTASIIALTTNQKTAAQLVLTKGVRPVLVDSIDSTDDFYKNGKEYALTSGFGKKGDIVVMVSGALVASGTTNTASVHVL, encoded by the coding sequence ATGAAAAAGACCAAAATCGTTTGTACGATTGGCCCTAAAACTGAATCTGTTGAGAAGCTAACTGAACTTGTGAACGCAGGCATGAACGTAATGCGTCTAAACTTCTCTCACGGTGACTACGCAGAACACGGCACTCGTATCGATAACTTCCGTAAAGTAATGGAAGCGACTGGTAAACAACTTGCAATCCTTCTAGACACTAAAGGTCCAGAAATCCGCACTATCAAACTAGAAGGCGGCAACGACGTTAACCTAGTAGCTGGTCAAGAATTCACTTTCACAACTGACGCAACAGTTGTTGGTAACGCTCAAACTGTAGCTGTTACTTACCCAGGTTTCGCTAAAGACCTATCTGCTGGTAACACAATCCTAGTAGATGACGGCCTAATCGAGATGGAAGTTATCTCTACAACTGAAACTGAAGTTAAATGTAAAGTTCTTAACAACGGTGCACTTGGCGAAAACAAAGGCGTTAACCTACCTGGCGTTTCTGTTCAACTTCCAGCTCTATCTGAAAAAGACAAAAACGACCTTAAATTCGGTTGTGAGCAAGGCGTTGATTTCGTTGCAGCATCTTTCATCCGTAAAGCAGCTGACGTGAAAGAAATCCGTGAAGTTCTAAACGCAAACGGCGGCGAGAACATCCACATCATTTCTAAGATCGAAAACCAAGAAGGTGTTGATAACTTCGATGAGATCCTAGAACTTTCTGACGGTATCATGGTTGCTCGTGGTGACCTAGGTGTTGAAATCCCAGCTGAAGAAGTAATCTTCGCTCAGAAGATGATGATCGAGAAATGTAACCGTGCACGTAAAGTAGTTATCACTGCTACTCAAATGCTAGATTCTATGATCAACAACCCACGCCCTACTCGTGCAGAAGCAGGCGACGTTGCTAACGCAATCATGGACGGTACTGACGCAGTAATGCTTTCTGGCGAAACAGCAAAAGGTAAATACCCAGTTGAAGCGGTATCTATCATGGCTCAAATCGCGAACCGTACTGATTCAGCTCTAAAAGCTGAGCTAGGTTCACGTCTAGACAGCCCACGCCTACGCATCACTGAAGCAGTATGTAAAGGTGCGGTAGACACTGCTGAGAAACTAGCAGCACCACTAATCATCGTTGCAACTGAAGGCGGTAAATCAGCTCGCTCAGTACGTAAGTACTTCCCAACTGCAAGCATCATCGCGCTAACTACTAACCAAAAAACTGCAGCACAACTAGTTCTAACTAAAGGTGTTCGCCCAGTTCTTGTTGATTCAATCGACAGCACTGATGACTTCTACAAAAACGGTAAAGAGTACGCTCTAACTTCTGGTTTTGGTAAGAAAGGCGACATCGTTGTTATGGTTTCTGGTGCACTAGTGGCTTCAGGTACAACAAACACAGCATCTGTACACGTTCTATAA
- a CDS encoding GntR family transcriptional regulator, protein MPSPTLTDKVAKMIRHDILVGNYKPSEKLVVAELKKRYDVGASPIREALVQLSWSKFVIVEPQKGCWVAPISEQELSDLHESLRVVAPVLLRQSISLGDEGWELELLTAYHKLARLKNTQEEYEWIEWQNRQRHFHESLLSAASSKIMLVFFNELLNQLQRYRFHAICNGMNCQAINIDEYESIIKSVLAKDTEGAIEKYQHLVSNTVLQLDLAFSPAA, encoded by the coding sequence GTGCCAAGCCCAACATTAACTGACAAAGTGGCTAAGATGATTCGCCACGACATCTTAGTGGGAAATTATAAACCCAGTGAAAAACTGGTTGTTGCTGAGCTTAAGAAACGCTACGACGTTGGAGCCTCACCAATTCGCGAAGCATTGGTTCAGCTTTCATGGTCAAAGTTTGTGATCGTAGAGCCACAAAAAGGCTGTTGGGTTGCGCCGATTTCCGAGCAAGAGCTTTCTGATCTGCATGAAAGTTTGAGGGTGGTCGCACCGGTATTGCTAAGGCAGTCTATTTCGTTGGGTGACGAAGGTTGGGAACTAGAATTGCTCACCGCCTATCACAAGCTTGCACGTTTAAAAAACACTCAAGAGGAATATGAGTGGATTGAATGGCAAAATCGTCAACGCCACTTCCACGAGTCCCTACTCAGCGCGGCGTCATCTAAAATTATGTTGGTATTCTTCAATGAGCTGCTCAATCAACTGCAGCGCTATCGCTTCCACGCGATTTGTAATGGAATGAATTGCCAAGCGATAAATATTGATGAGTATGAATCGATCATCAAATCCGTATTGGCTAAAGATACTGAAGGTGCGATAGAAAAGTACCAACACCTCGTTTCAAATACGGTATTGCAGCTAGACCTTGCGTTTAGTCCAGCTGCGTAA
- a CDS encoding oxidative stress defense protein — MNKLSLAVLMLTTSFGAMASDYNFPHLTTTGYGEVVAKPDMAEFSVQVVETTMTAEQSKQSVDKAVSAFLASLKKQGVTADDITSTNLYIAPQYHYPKQGQAELVGYRASRTVTVTVDDLDKLNQYLDTALSSGINQVDNITLKVKDEAKYQQQARSAAIEDAQSKAKSLAKGFDRDLDKVWEINYNGNSAKPVLMRAMSMDMKSESNGYQDSTIVIRDRVEVVYRLEE, encoded by the coding sequence ATGAATAAGTTATCCTTGGCGGTATTGATGCTCACAACAAGCTTTGGCGCGATGGCGAGTGATTACAACTTTCCTCATCTTACAACCACTGGTTATGGTGAAGTTGTTGCCAAGCCTGATATGGCAGAGTTTTCGGTACAGGTGGTAGAGACCACGATGACGGCTGAGCAGTCGAAGCAAAGCGTGGATAAAGCGGTTAGTGCATTCCTTGCGAGTTTGAAAAAGCAAGGTGTAACAGCAGATGATATTACCAGTACTAACCTATACATTGCTCCTCAATATCACTATCCAAAACAAGGCCAGGCTGAGTTGGTTGGCTATCGAGCAAGCCGCACCGTCACCGTTACAGTGGATGATCTTGATAAGCTGAACCAGTACTTAGATACGGCGTTAAGTTCTGGTATTAACCAAGTCGACAACATTACCTTGAAAGTTAAAGACGAAGCGAAATATCAACAGCAAGCACGTAGTGCTGCAATTGAAGATGCGCAGAGCAAAGCAAAATCTTTAGCGAAAGGTTTTGATCGAGATTTAGATAAGGTTTGGGAAATCAACTATAACGGCAATAGTGCTAAACCGGTATTAATGCGTGCGATGAGTATGGATATGAAGAGCGAATCTAATGGTTATCAAGATTCAACCATCGTTATTCGAGATCGCGTTGAGGTGGTATACCGACTTGAAGAATAA
- a CDS encoding LysR family transcriptional regulator ArgP gives MRGLDYKWIEALDAIVQFGSFEHAAEQLFISQSAVSQRIKQLEKFLAQPALIREQPPKPTPIGKKLLGLYRRVRLLESDLVPELRNDASYQPLQLSLATNADSLATWLLPALSDLLKRERVALNLVVDDEGRTLEKLRNGEVAGAISLESQSIPGCDADYLGRVDYLCVASPEFAQHYFPDGVNRDSLLEAPTLAYDFHDDMNDRFLHQHFNLPKGSVLKHTVRSSEAFVKLALNGVAYCLIPRLQIEEELEQGWLVDITPGFFLSQRIYWHHWQLETGILKSISDAIINHSRVILPS, from the coding sequence ATGCGTGGTTTAGATTACAAATGGATAGAAGCATTGGATGCCATTGTACAATTTGGCAGTTTTGAACATGCAGCAGAGCAGTTATTTATCTCTCAATCAGCGGTTTCTCAGCGGATAAAGCAGCTTGAGAAGTTTCTCGCCCAACCTGCGCTGATCCGTGAGCAACCTCCTAAACCAACGCCAATTGGCAAAAAGCTATTAGGTCTTTATCGTCGAGTCAGATTATTGGAAAGCGATTTGGTGCCTGAGTTACGCAATGATGCCAGCTATCAACCACTACAGCTTTCGCTGGCCACTAACGCCGACAGTTTAGCGACGTGGTTGTTACCAGCATTAAGTGATCTGCTGAAGCGTGAGCGTGTTGCGCTCAATTTAGTGGTTGATGATGAGGGGCGAACGCTTGAAAAACTGCGTAACGGGGAGGTGGCTGGCGCAATCAGTTTAGAATCCCAATCCATTCCCGGCTGTGATGCCGATTACTTAGGACGAGTGGATTATCTATGTGTCGCAAGCCCTGAATTTGCTCAGCACTATTTTCCTGATGGAGTAAATCGAGATTCATTGCTTGAAGCGCCAACACTTGCCTATGACTTTCATGATGATATGAACGATCGCTTTTTGCATCAGCACTTCAATTTACCCAAAGGCAGTGTACTGAAACATACCGTGCGTAGCTCCGAAGCGTTTGTCAAACTTGCACTGAATGGTGTTGCTTATTGTCTTATTCCAAGGCTGCAAATTGAAGAGGAATTAGAACAGGGATGGCTGGTAGATATCACACCGGGATTTTTCCTTTCTCAGCGCATTTATTGGCATCACTGGCAGCTAGAAACCGGTATTTTAAAATCAATTTCTGATGCCATCATCAATCACTCGCGGGTTATTTTACCGAGCTGA
- a CDS encoding LysE/ArgO family amino acid transporter produces MNFWVLLQGFSLGATMIIPIGAQNAYVLNQGIKRQHHLTTAITCSLLDTIFISLGIFGGGALLSQNELLLTAVTLGGIAFLSIYGALALKSAFRDPATQEKAQHMVARGRRTVILGAMAVTILNPHLYLDTVVILGSIGGQFEGQDRLSFALGTIMASFAWFYTLSIGAAKLGPTLSKPKVKKGIDILVAIMMFTIASVLANGLIEQYW; encoded by the coding sequence GTGAACTTTTGGGTTTTGTTACAAGGATTTAGTCTTGGTGCGACGATGATTATTCCAATCGGTGCGCAAAATGCCTACGTGCTTAACCAAGGTATTAAACGCCAACATCATCTAACCACAGCGATCACCTGTAGCCTTCTTGATACCATTTTTATTTCGCTGGGGATCTTTGGTGGCGGCGCACTCTTGTCGCAAAACGAATTGTTGTTAACGGCTGTCACTCTGGGTGGTATTGCCTTTCTTTCTATCTATGGTGCATTAGCGTTAAAAAGCGCATTTCGCGATCCAGCCACACAAGAAAAGGCGCAGCACATGGTCGCTCGTGGTCGCAGAACCGTAATTCTGGGTGCTATGGCCGTGACGATTCTAAACCCACATCTGTATCTCGATACGGTGGTAATCTTGGGCTCGATTGGTGGGCAGTTTGAAGGTCAGGACCGACTCTCGTTTGCACTCGGTACCATTATGGCTTCATTTGCTTGGTTCTATACGCTATCGATCGGCGCGGCCAAATTAGGGCCAACCTTGTCGAAACCTAAGGTAAAAAAAGGCATCGATATTCTGGTAGCTATTATGATGTTCACCATTGCCTCTGTACTAGCAAATGGATTAATTGAACAATATTGGTGA
- the mscS gene encoding small-conductance mechanosensitive channel MscS: MAGESKGIETPLVDGLSQAQTWLEGNSDLLVQYGVNIISAILILFIGNIVAKAIANSVAKMLDKKKMDKAVVEFLHGIVRYTLFVIVLIAALSRIGVQTASVVAVIGAAGLAIGLALQGSLSNFAAGVLIVAFRPFKSGDYVEVSGVAGSVEAIQIFQTVLKTPDNKMVVVPNSGVIGSPITNYSRHDTRRVDLMIGVSYSSDLKLTKQVIRETLEKDPRILKDPDITIGVVALADSSVNFVVRPWCNTADYWDVYFDSTQAIKEALDAAGIEIPFPQMDVHLNKVDA; this comes from the coding sequence ATGGCAGGTGAGTCAAAGGGGATTGAAACTCCATTGGTAGATGGCCTTTCTCAAGCTCAAACTTGGTTAGAGGGTAACTCTGATTTATTGGTTCAGTACGGTGTGAATATCATTTCAGCGATTCTGATTCTGTTTATCGGTAATATCGTAGCGAAAGCGATCGCGAACAGCGTTGCTAAAATGCTTGATAAGAAGAAGATGGACAAAGCGGTTGTTGAGTTTCTACACGGCATCGTACGTTACACGCTATTCGTTATCGTGCTAATCGCGGCATTGAGCCGTATTGGTGTGCAAACTGCTTCAGTGGTTGCTGTAATCGGTGCAGCAGGCCTAGCAATTGGTCTAGCACTACAAGGTTCACTATCTAACTTTGCCGCTGGCGTGTTGATTGTGGCTTTCCGTCCGTTTAAATCTGGCGATTATGTAGAAGTATCAGGTGTTGCGGGCAGCGTAGAAGCTATCCAAATTTTCCAAACCGTACTAAAAACACCAGATAACAAGATGGTAGTGGTACCAAACTCAGGTGTCATTGGCTCTCCAATTACTAACTACTCACGTCATGACACTCGCCGTGTTGACCTGATGATTGGTGTTTCTTACAGCTCAGATCTAAAACTGACCAAACAAGTTATCCGTGAAACATTGGAAAAAGATCCACGTATCCTTAAAGATCCTGATATTACTATCGGTGTAGTAGCACTGGCTGACTCATCAGTAAACTTCGTTGTGCGCCCATGGTGTAACACTGCGGATTACTGGGATGTATACTTCGATTCAACTCAAGCAATCAAAGAAGCATTGGATGCAGCCGGTATCGAAATTCCATTCCCACAGATGGATGTGCATCTAAACAAAGTCGATGCATAA
- a CDS encoding phosphoglycerate kinase: MSVIKMTDLDLAGKRVFIRADLNVPVKDGKVTSDARIIASLPTIKLCLEAGAKVMVTSHLGRPTEGEYAEEFSLQPVVNYLNDALDCEVKLAKDYLDGLELNAGELVVLENVRFNKGEKKNDEELSKKYASLCDVFVMDAFGTAHRAQASTHGVGMFADVACAGPLLAAELEALGKAMSNPERPLVAIVGGSKVSTKLTVLESLSKIADQLVVGGGIANTFIAAEGHNVGKSLYEADLVETAQKLMKECAIPVATDVACAKAFDENAEAEIKHVSEVQDDDMIFDLGPDSTAALAEIIANAKTILWNGPVGVFEFKNFEAGTKGISEAIAQSPAFSVAGGGDTLAAIDKFGIKADVSYISTGGGAFLEFVEGKVLPAVEMLEARAK; encoded by the coding sequence ATGTCTGTAATCAAGATGACTGACCTGGATCTAGCAGGTAAACGTGTATTCATCCGTGCTGACCTAAACGTGCCAGTAAAAGACGGTAAAGTAACTTCTGATGCACGTATCATCGCATCTCTTCCAACTATCAAGCTATGCCTAGAAGCCGGCGCGAAAGTAATGGTAACTTCTCACCTAGGTCGTCCAACTGAAGGTGAATACGCTGAAGAGTTCTCTCTACAACCTGTAGTTAACTACCTAAACGACGCACTAGATTGCGAAGTTAAACTAGCTAAAGATTACCTAGATGGCCTAGAGCTAAACGCTGGTGAACTAGTAGTACTAGAAAACGTTCGCTTCAACAAAGGCGAGAAGAAGAACGACGAAGAGCTATCTAAGAAATACGCTTCACTATGTGACGTATTCGTAATGGATGCATTCGGTACTGCTCACCGTGCACAAGCTTCAACTCACGGCGTTGGTATGTTTGCTGACGTAGCATGTGCTGGCCCTCTACTAGCTGCTGAGCTAGAAGCGCTAGGTAAAGCAATGAGCAACCCAGAGCGTCCTCTAGTGGCTATCGTTGGTGGTTCGAAAGTTTCTACTAAGCTGACTGTTCTTGAGTCACTATCTAAAATTGCTGACCAACTAGTTGTTGGCGGTGGTATTGCAAACACATTCATCGCAGCTGAAGGCCACAACGTAGGTAAGTCTCTATACGAAGCAGACCTAGTTGAAACTGCACAAAAACTAATGAAAGAGTGTGCAATTCCAGTTGCAACTGACGTAGCGTGTGCAAAAGCATTTGACGAAAACGCAGAAGCTGAAATCAAGCACGTTTCTGAAGTTCAAGACGACGACATGATCTTCGACCTTGGCCCAGATTCAACTGCTGCTCTAGCTGAAATCATCGCAAACGCGAAAACTATCCTTTGGAATGGCCCTGTAGGTGTATTCGAATTCAAAAACTTCGAAGCAGGTACGAAAGGTATTTCTGAAGCGATCGCTCAGTCTCCTGCATTCTCTGTAGCAGGCGGCGGTGACACTCTAGCTGCTATCGATAAATTCGGTATCAAAGCTGATGTATCTTACATCTCTACTGGCGGCGGTGCTTTCCTTGAGTTCGTTGAAGGTAAAGTTCTTCCAGCAGTTGAAATGCTAGAAGCACGCGCAAAATAA
- the epd gene encoding erythrose-4-phosphate dehydrogenase translates to MLKVAINGFGRIGRNVLRAIYESGKHQQIKVVAVNELAQPEAMAHLLQYDTSHGRFIKRVAHDQEHLYIQHDNGERDAIRILHLPTIELLPWRDLEVDIVLDCTGVYGSRADGLAHIVAGAKKVLFSHPGSNDLDNTIIYGVNHETLTAKQRIISNGSCTTNCIVPIIKVLDEAFGIDSGTITTIHSAMNDQQVIDAYHSDLRRTRSASQSIIPVNTKLHQGIERIFPKFSNRFEAISVRVPTVNVTAMDLSVTINTNVKVNDVNQTIINASQCTLHNIVDYTEAPLVSVDFNHDPHSAIVDGTQTRVSNGHLVKMLVWCDNEWGFANRMLDTALAMQNAK, encoded by the coding sequence ATGCTGAAAGTTGCGATCAATGGATTTGGCCGAATCGGTCGTAATGTATTACGCGCTATCTATGAGAGTGGTAAGCACCAACAGATTAAGGTGGTGGCAGTTAATGAACTGGCGCAACCAGAGGCAATGGCGCATCTATTGCAATACGATACGAGCCACGGACGATTCATCAAACGTGTTGCTCATGATCAAGAACACCTTTATATCCAACATGATAATGGTGAACGAGATGCAATTCGTATTCTGCATCTTCCGACCATAGAGCTGTTGCCTTGGCGCGATCTTGAGGTCGATATCGTTTTAGATTGCACGGGAGTTTACGGTAGCCGTGCTGATGGACTTGCGCATATTGTAGCCGGTGCGAAAAAAGTATTGTTTTCTCACCCAGGTAGCAATGATCTCGATAACACCATTATTTATGGGGTTAATCATGAGACCCTCACCGCGAAACAACGCATAATTTCTAACGGCTCATGCACGACTAACTGTATTGTGCCCATCATCAAAGTATTAGACGAAGCCTTTGGTATCGACTCTGGCACCATCACCACTATCCATTCGGCGATGAATGATCAGCAAGTGATTGACGCTTATCATAGTGATTTACGCCGCACGCGCAGTGCGAGTCAATCGATCATTCCGGTTAATACAAAGTTGCATCAGGGAATTGAAAGGATATTTCCGAAATTTTCCAACAGATTTGAAGCAATTTCGGTACGAGTGCCGACTGTTAATGTGACCGCGATGGATTTAAGTGTCACAATTAATACAAATGTGAAAGTTAATGACGTAAATCAAACCATTATTAACGCATCTCAGTGTACATTACACAATATAGTTGACTATACTGAAGCGCCGCTGGTTTCAGTGGACTTCAATCATGATCCGCACAGTGCCATTGTTGATGGAACGCAAACCCGAGTGAGCAACGGTCACTTGGTTAAAATGTTGGTGTGGTGTGATAACGAGTGGGGCTTTGCCAACCGTATGTTGGACACAGCATTAGCAATGCAGAATGCTAAGTAG
- the tkt gene encoding transketolase, protein MSSRKHLANAIRALSMDGVQQANSGHPGAPMGMADIAEVLWRSHLNHNPANPEWADRDRFVLSNGHGSMLIYSLLHLTGYELSIDDLKNFRQLHSKTPGHPEYGYAPGVETTTGPLGQGITNAVGMAMAEKALAAQFNKEGHNIVDHHTYVFMGDGCLMEGISHEACSLAGTLGLGKLIAFWDDNGISIDGHVEGWFSDDTPKRFEAYGWHVIPAVDGHDSAAINAAIEAAKADPRPTLICTKTIIGFGSPNKSGSHDCHGAPLGAEEIKAAREFLGWEHPAFEIPADVYSEWDAKAAGADKEAAWNAKFDAYAAAYPAEAAEFKRRVNGELPAEWEAKASQIIADLQANPANIASRKASQNALEAFGAMLPEFMGGSADLAPSNLTMWSGSKSLEANDFSGNYIHYGVREFGMTAIMNGIALHGGFVPYGATFLMFMEYARNAMRMAALMKVQNIQVYTHDSIGLGEDGPTHQPVEQIASLRLTPNMSTWRPCDQVESAVAWKLAIERKDGPSALIFSRQNLAQQPRSAEQVADIAKGAYILKDCAGKPELILIATGSEVELAVKAAEELTAAGKAVRVVSMPSTDAFDKQDAAYRESVLPSDVTARIAIEAGIADFWYKYVGFDGRIIGMTTFGESAPAEQLFEMFGFTVENVVNTANELLA, encoded by the coding sequence ATGTCTTCTCGTAAACATCTTGCCAATGCAATCCGCGCTCTAAGCATGGATGGTGTTCAACAAGCTAACTCTGGTCACCCAGGCGCACCTATGGGTATGGCTGATATCGCTGAAGTACTTTGGCGTTCACATCTAAACCACAACCCAGCTAACCCAGAGTGGGCTGATCGCGACCGTTTTGTACTGTCAAACGGCCACGGCTCAATGCTGATTTACTCTCTATTGCACCTAACTGGCTACGAGCTATCAATTGACGATCTGAAAAATTTCCGTCAACTGCACTCTAAAACACCAGGTCACCCAGAGTACGGCTACGCACCAGGTGTTGAGACAACGACTGGTCCACTAGGTCAAGGCATTACTAACGCAGTTGGTATGGCGATGGCAGAGAAAGCACTGGCTGCGCAGTTTAACAAAGAAGGCCATAACATCGTTGACCACCACACTTACGTGTTTATGGGCGACGGCTGTCTAATGGAAGGTATCTCGCACGAGGCATGCTCCCTTGCTGGTACGCTAGGTCTTGGTAAGCTCATCGCATTCTGGGATGACAACGGTATCTCTATCGATGGTCATGTAGAAGGTTGGTTCTCTGACGATACACCAAAGCGCTTTGAAGCCTACGGCTGGCACGTAATCCCAGCAGTAGACGGTCACGACTCTGCAGCAATCAATGCAGCGATTGAAGCGGCGAAAGCAGACCCACGTCCAACGCTAATCTGTACTAAAACCATCATCGGTTTTGGTTCACCAAACAAATCTGGCTCACACGACTGTCACGGCGCGCCACTAGGTGCGGAAGAAATCAAAGCAGCGCGTGAATTCCTAGGTTGGGAACACCCAGCATTTGAAATCCCTGCAGACGTATACTCTGAGTGGGATGCAAAAGCGGCAGGCGCAGACAAAGAAGCAGCGTGGAACGCAAAATTTGACGCTTATGCAGCGGCGTACCCAGCAGAAGCAGCCGAGTTTAAACGCCGTGTAAACGGTGAATTACCTGCAGAGTGGGAAGCGAAAGCAAGCCAAATCATTGCTGACCTTCAAGCAAACCCTGCCAACATTGCATCACGTAAAGCATCACAAAATGCACTAGAAGCGTTTGGTGCAATGCTACCAGAATTTATGGGTGGCTCTGCTGACTTAGCACCGTCTAACCTAACCATGTGGTCGGGTTCTAAATCGCTAGAAGCAAACGACTTCTCTGGTAACTACATTCACTACGGTGTACGTGAATTTGGTATGACTGCAATCATGAACGGTATCGCACTGCACGGTGGTTTCGTTCCTTACGGTGCAACCTTCCTAATGTTCATGGAATACGCTCGTAACGCAATGCGTATGGCGGCACTAATGAAAGTGCAAAATATCCAAGTGTACACGCATGACTCTATTGGTCTTGGCGAAGATGGCCCAACTCACCAACCCGTTGAGCAAATCGCATCACTACGTCTGACTCCAAACATGAGCACATGGCGTCCATGTGACCAAGTTGAATCAGCAGTAGCTTGGAAACTGGCGATTGAGCGTAAAGATGGTCCATCAGCGCTTATCTTCTCGCGTCAAAACCTAGCACAACAACCACGCTCAGCAGAGCAAGTGGCTGACATCGCTAAGGGTGCTTACATTCTTAAAGATTGTGCTGGCAAGCCAGAGCTTATTCTTATCGCGACTGGTTCTGAAGTTGAACTAGCAGTGAAAGCAGCTGAAGAGCTTACAGCAGCAGGTAAAGCTGTGCGCGTAGTATCAATGCCATCAACCGATGCCTTTGATAAGCAAGACGCTGCTTACCGTGAATCAGTACTGCCATCAGACGTAACAGCACGCATCGCAATTGAAGCAGGCATTGCGGACTTCTGGTACAAGTATGTAGGTTTCGATGGCCGTATCATCGGTATGACAACCTTCGGTGAGTCAGCACCAGCAGAGCAACTGTTTGAAATGTTTGGCTTCACGGTTGAAAACGTGGTGAACACTGCAAACGAATTGCTAGCGTAA